The Thalassophryne amazonica chromosome 8, fThaAma1.1, whole genome shotgun sequence genome includes a window with the following:
- the LOC117514869 gene encoding POC1 centriolar protein homolog A-like: protein MIYSDHTRETCIKAQGYISDPPIPPSWKDAQLQTGSKPEATNSRHSGRVPVCHATCSRVGLSEESAGQRGSSSQSRNGVSGVRRGSRQEDKRCRVPPPEAISPPSMGLDSTLQIIVQHLDILTQIVSELEERLTLTEDKLKECLVHQSRILMELRTATDRERKESKDRPPPACWT from the exons ATGATATACAGTGACCACACCAGAGAAACCTGCATAAAGGCACAAGGATACATCAGTGACCCTCCTATCCCACCTAGTTGGAAGGACGCACAA CTCCAGACCGGCAGCAAACCAGAAGCCACGAACAGTCGACACTCCGGTCGTGTGCCGGTGTGTCATGCAACCTGTTCACGAGTGGGACTGAGTGAGGAAAGTGCAGGTCAGAGGGGTTCATCTTCTCAAAGCCGGAATGGGGTCAGTGGGGTAAGAAGAGGAAGCAGACAAGAAGACAAGCGATGTCGGGTACCCCCACCAGAAGCTATTTCCCCTCCTTCTATGGGATTGGACTCTACACTTCAGATTATTGTTCAGCACCTTGACATTCTCACACAG ATTGTTTCAGAGCTGGAGGAACGCCTCACCCTCACTGAGGACAAGCTGAAGGAGTGTCTCGTGCACCAATCCCGGATTCTCATGGAACTAAGAACTGCAACAGACAGGGAAAGGAAGGAGAGCAAAGACAGACCTCCACCTGCCTGCTGGACTTAA